A single window of Acetohalobium arabaticum DSM 5501 DNA harbors:
- a CDS encoding trimethylamine methyltransferase family protein — MNSNLKDKIGFEALTEEKIQEIHDASLTILEEQGVKVDDDEIKEMLADHGADVEGDMVCIPSELVEKAVNSAPDSITLYNRSGEVSMEVGKETIHFGTHADMLQIIDPFTDEVREFKREDTEMMTKVADYLPNIDFALAVGLASDVPEKIQSQLALLDTVRNFSKTINFSSNDVQGLKDQLEILSIVAGDLKTFSEKPFAFYYCEPIPPLYHPQESTDKLRLVAEAGVPSVYMPYCMLGGTAPITFAAALAQCNAEVLSGVVIHQLMNEGAPIIYGAMPSVFDMQTTVGAYAAPEFHMLIAAASELADYYGIPFYGTAGASDAKVIDEQAVSEGTMSCFSSMLSKADLIHDVGIMDHCNSLSPEMLVLYNEILDMLSVYRRGVPVNSDELALDVIDEVGAAGHYLTHSHTSKNFKNIWYPEFFSRAMEGEEESQIRNKIKGKIEEIMENHKVCVDNDRIDDKLDEVESELFERV, encoded by the coding sequence ATGAATTCTAATTTAAAGGACAAAATAGGTTTTGAAGCTTTAACTGAAGAAAAGATCCAAGAAATCCATGATGCTTCCTTAACTATTTTAGAAGAACAAGGAGTAAAGGTTGATGATGATGAAATAAAAGAGATGTTAGCAGACCATGGAGCAGATGTTGAGGGAGATATGGTCTGTATTCCAAGTGAATTGGTTGAAAAAGCTGTGAATTCTGCTCCGGATTCTATAACTTTATATAATCGTTCAGGCGAAGTTTCGATGGAAGTTGGTAAAGAGACTATACATTTTGGAACCCATGCTGATATGCTGCAGATTATAGATCCTTTCACTGATGAGGTTAGAGAATTTAAGCGTGAAGATACAGAAATGATGACTAAAGTTGCTGATTATCTGCCGAATATTGATTTTGCTCTTGCAGTTGGTCTAGCATCAGATGTTCCAGAAAAGATTCAGTCGCAGCTGGCTTTGTTAGATACAGTTCGAAACTTCAGTAAAACAATTAATTTCTCGTCTAATGATGTTCAAGGTCTAAAAGACCAATTAGAAATCTTAAGTATAGTAGCCGGCGATCTGAAGACCTTTAGCGAAAAGCCGTTTGCTTTCTATTACTGTGAACCAATTCCGCCGCTGTACCATCCACAGGAGAGTACTGATAAATTAAGACTTGTAGCTGAAGCCGGAGTACCGAGTGTCTATATGCCTTACTGCATGTTAGGAGGAACGGCTCCTATTACTTTTGCAGCTGCTTTAGCCCAATGTAATGCTGAGGTATTATCTGGAGTAGTTATCCATCAATTGATGAATGAAGGGGCACCTATTATTTACGGAGCAATGCCTTCAGTTTTTGATATGCAGACTACAGTAGGAGCTTATGCAGCTCCGGAATTCCATATGCTGATAGCTGCTGCTTCCGAACTGGCTGATTATTACGGTATTCCTTTCTATGGTACAGCCGGTGCATCTGATGCTAAAGTAATTGATGAACAGGCTGTCAGTGAAGGAACTATGTCCTGCTTTTCATCTATGTTAAGTAAAGCAGATTTAATACATGATGTCGGAATTATGGATCACTGTAATAGTTTATCACCGGAAATGTTAGTGCTGTATAATGAGATTTTAGATATGTTGAGTGTCTATAGAAGAGGAGTGCCGGTTAATTCAGACGAGTTAGCTCTTGATGTAATTGATGAAGTAGGAGCTGCTGGCCACTATCTAACTCACAGCCATACTAGTAAGAACTTTAAGAATATCTGGTATCCGGAGTTCTTCAGCCGAGCTATGGAAGGAGAAGAAGAATCACAGATTAGAAATAAAATTAAAGGGAAAATTGAAGAAATCATGGAAAACCATAAAGTATGTGTAGATAATGATAGAATAGATGATAAATTAGATGAAGTAGAATCTGAGTTATTTGAAAGAGTGTAA
- a CDS encoding BCCT family transporter, translated as MAKNKEKFSPRWGVIILPVLVFGAVLIMGFINSELLESTLYGYFEWFMVNFGWFVDIAALGFVLFCLGMIVHPIGNLKFGGEDAEPEFSFWHWFAMSLCAGIAIGIVMWPPEVLMHTLEPAKGMGLEPKSPEAMLWAMKKTFLHWTLTPYAIYVVCGTIIGYVHYNLQKKFAASSALYPLLGDKAFGKVATVVDSITLFAICGGVAGSLGYGILQLGSALEFSFGIQPGPVVWGAIATVIIASYTTSSITGLDKGIQWLSDKNTWLFIGLLFFVLFAGPTAFSLNLTTQAAGDFINNFIQTSTFTSPFQLSGDMWPQWWDMYWFTDWLSFAPIVGLFLARLCYGRTIRQFVIVNLLLPAGFGMLWFGVFGSFLLHLEFFQGAEIAAVMDAKGMEILMLKMFDFLPLSNIIRPVMILTILISFITLADSMTSTTSMVSTTGFEKYTTEEPPVKMKVFWGLLMGGVAVVSLMIGGIDGVKVIKTMAGIPILFFEVLMIIGFVRHRMHMGSDDNMNLESESQESTTVDQ; from the coding sequence GTGGCTAAAAATAAGGAAAAGTTTTCACCGCGTTGGGGAGTAATTATTCTGCCTGTATTAGTATTTGGTGCTGTCTTGATCATGGGCTTTATTAACTCAGAACTACTTGAATCAACACTGTATGGTTATTTCGAATGGTTTATGGTTAATTTTGGCTGGTTTGTTGATATAGCTGCATTAGGATTTGTTCTTTTCTGTTTAGGAATGATTGTCCATCCAATTGGTAATTTAAAATTTGGAGGAGAAGATGCAGAACCTGAATTTAGTTTTTGGCACTGGTTTGCCATGTCATTATGTGCTGGAATAGCAATCGGTATTGTAATGTGGCCGCCGGAAGTATTGATGCATACTCTTGAGCCTGCAAAAGGAATGGGTTTAGAACCTAAAAGTCCTGAAGCGATGTTGTGGGCTATGAAGAAGACATTCTTACATTGGACTCTTACACCGTATGCAATTTATGTAGTCTGTGGTACTATAATCGGTTATGTCCATTATAATTTACAGAAGAAATTTGCTGCTAGTTCAGCATTATATCCTCTGTTGGGAGATAAGGCTTTTGGTAAAGTAGCAACAGTTGTTGATTCAATTACCTTATTTGCTATCTGTGGAGGAGTAGCCGGTTCTTTAGGATACGGTATACTCCAATTAGGAAGTGCTTTAGAATTCAGCTTTGGGATTCAGCCGGGACCAGTGGTTTGGGGAGCAATTGCTACGGTGATTATAGCTTCCTATACAACTTCCAGTATTACTGGACTGGATAAAGGGATTCAATGGCTCAGTGATAAGAATACTTGGTTATTTATAGGACTCTTATTCTTTGTACTCTTTGCTGGACCGACAGCCTTCAGTTTAAATCTGACTACTCAGGCTGCCGGTGATTTCATTAATAACTTTATTCAGACTTCTACCTTTACCAGTCCATTTCAGTTATCTGGAGATATGTGGCCGCAGTGGTGGGATATGTACTGGTTTACAGACTGGTTATCCTTTGCTCCAATAGTCGGACTCTTTTTAGCCAGATTATGTTATGGTAGAACAATAAGACAGTTTGTAATTGTTAATCTTTTACTGCCGGCCGGCTTTGGTATGCTCTGGTTTGGGGTCTTTGGTTCATTCCTTCTTCATCTTGAGTTCTTCCAGGGAGCAGAGATAGCAGCGGTGATGGATGCCAAGGGTATGGAGATTCTAATGTTGAAGATGTTCGATTTCTTGCCATTATCCAATATAATTAGGCCGGTTATGATTCTAACAATCTTGATTTCGTTCATTACTTTAGCAGATTCTATGACTTCTACAACTTCTATGGTAAGTACTACTGGATTTGAGAAGTATACTACTGAAGAACCTCCGGTAAAAATGAAGGTTTTTTGGGGACTATTAATGGGAGGCGTTGCTGTAGTTTCTTTAATGATTGGCGGTATAGATGGAGTTAAAGTAATTAAGACTATGGCTGGTATTCCGATTCTCTTCTTTGAGGTATTAATGATAATTGGTTTTGTACGCCATAGAATGCATATGGGGTCAGATGATAATATGAATCTAGAGAGTGAAAGCCAGGAGAGTACTACCGTAGACCAATAA
- a CDS encoding NAD/NADP-dependent octopine/nopaline dehydrogenase family protein: MGNMEYLKDKPIAVLGAGAVGKAISADCALAGADVRLCDLEPFAEDTLFNVEEKGVKFYGQQLNLYGFERSGTAQYDKVTTDVAEAVEGAGIVIVTTPAVGHEPFFKELIPALEDGMVVHIFPDNYGTLVLRKMMREAGCDKDVIIGGWSSSPYGCRVDIKGGVVLPQIRAYYRAITLRGASLPSTDQNDFLESTKYMGCMDAITNGEGVTGGNTVMDTGFSNVNPVLHCPGTLLGVGVMENYGVVFGEDEYKYSIYSHAYCPSISEVQYSFYEEERALAEAMGVGIQDFDKDDFFHRENILGQEYMGEDYRIPFDEQDEIQFGTGPHDIENRYITEDIPVGCHVYHELGERFDVDTPVIDAMINIASAILDRDFYEEGYTLDYLGIGHMNKEEMLDYLHEGEYVEKE; this comes from the coding sequence ATGGGAAATATGGAGTATCTAAAAGACAAACCAATAGCAGTACTAGGAGCAGGAGCAGTTGGTAAGGCAATATCTGCAGATTGTGCATTAGCAGGGGCTGATGTAAGGCTCTGTGATCTGGAGCCGTTTGCTGAGGACACATTATTTAATGTAGAGGAAAAGGGAGTTAAGTTCTATGGTCAGCAGTTGAACCTATACGGCTTTGAAAGATCAGGAACTGCTCAATATGACAAAGTAACTACTGATGTAGCAGAAGCAGTCGAGGGAGCAGGAATTGTAATAGTAACCACTCCAGCCGTTGGTCATGAGCCTTTCTTTAAGGAGCTTATTCCGGCATTAGAAGATGGAATGGTAGTACATATCTTCCCAGATAATTATGGAACTTTAGTCTTAAGAAAGATGATGCGGGAGGCAGGCTGTGATAAGGATGTAATTATTGGTGGCTGGTCCAGTTCACCATATGGATGTAGAGTAGATATTAAAGGCGGCGTTGTCTTGCCTCAGATTAGAGCTTATTATCGAGCAATTACATTAAGAGGAGCATCACTTCCATCAACAGATCAGAATGATTTCTTAGAAAGCACGAAGTATATGGGCTGTATGGATGCAATAACTAACGGCGAAGGAGTAACTGGCGGCAATACAGTAATGGATACCGGCTTCAGTAATGTAAACCCAGTACTTCACTGTCCAGGAACACTATTAGGTGTTGGAGTAATGGAGAATTACGGTGTAGTCTTTGGTGAAGACGAATATAAGTATTCTATTTATTCACATGCTTACTGTCCATCAATTTCAGAAGTTCAGTATTCATTCTATGAGGAAGAGCGTGCTCTAGCTGAAGCGATGGGAGTTGGGATTCAGGACTTTGATAAAGACGACTTCTTCCATAGAGAAAATATCTTAGGCCAAGAGTACATGGGTGAAGACTACCGTATTCCTTTTGATGAGCAGGATGAGATCCAATTCGGTACGGGACCGCATGATATAGAAAATAGATATATAACGGAGGATATTCCAGTAGGCTGCCATGTATACCATGAATTAGGTGAGAGGTTTGATGTAGATACTCCAGTAATTGATGCTATGATTAATATTGCTTCAGCAATATTAGATCGAGACTTCTATGAAGAAGGCTATACTTTAGACTATTTAGGTATCGGCCATATGAATAAAGAAGAAATGTTAGATTATCTACATGAGGGAGAATATGTAGAGAAGGAGTAA
- the panB gene encoding 3-methyl-2-oxobutanoate hydroxymethyltransferase, producing the protein MAKKKSILDFMEMKKDDEKVAWVTAYDYPMASFAEQAEMDMILVGDSLGMVVLGYDGTVPVTMEDCISHCQAVRRGAPNTFCVGDLPFMSYQISPEKAVENAGRFLKESDMDAVKLEGGRRVTDQIEAITDAGIVVCGHIGLTPQSSGQLGGFKAQGLTVESARELIKDAVAVQEAGAKMLLVEAVPPEVTEFITEKLDIPVYSIGAGLPCDGQLLICGDMLGMFQAFTPKFVKQYANIAEDAVAGFEEYVKEVKNKEFPKDEHVYHIQESEEKFEKLFDEFK; encoded by the coding sequence ATGGCAAAAAAGAAGAGTATTCTTGATTTTATGGAAATGAAGAAAGACGATGAAAAAGTTGCCTGGGTAACAGCTTATGATTATCCAATGGCATCATTTGCTGAACAGGCAGAAATGGATATGATCTTAGTTGGAGATTCGCTGGGAATGGTAGTCTTGGGATATGATGGTACTGTACCGGTAACTATGGAGGACTGTATTTCTCATTGTCAGGCAGTTCGAAGAGGAGCACCCAATACTTTCTGTGTTGGAGATTTACCTTTTATGTCTTATCAGATTTCTCCAGAAAAAGCAGTAGAGAATGCAGGACGCTTTCTTAAAGAATCTGATATGGATGCTGTTAAGCTGGAGGGCGGACGACGAGTTACTGACCAGATTGAAGCAATTACTGACGCAGGAATTGTTGTCTGTGGACATATCGGTTTAACTCCACAGAGTTCTGGCCAGTTGGGTGGATTTAAGGCCCAGGGTTTGACTGTTGAGAGTGCTAGAGAATTGATCAAAGATGCTGTTGCTGTTCAAGAAGCTGGAGCAAAGATGTTATTAGTAGAGGCTGTACCGCCGGAAGTAACAGAATTCATTACTGAAAAGCTGGATATTCCGGTCTATAGTATCGGTGCCGGCTTACCGTGTGACGGACAGTTGCTTATCTGCGGTGATATGCTCGGTATGTTCCAGGCCTTTACACCGAAGTTTGTTAAGCAGTATGCTAACATAGCTGAAGATGCAGTTGCTGGTTTTGAAGAGTATGTAAAAGAAGTAAAGAATAAAGAATTTCCTAAAGATGAACATGTCTATCACATTCAAGAAAGCGAAGAGAAGTTTGAAAAACTCTTTGACGAGTTCAAATAA
- a CDS encoding trimethylamine--corrinoid methyltransferase encodes MIKRNFLAQDILSNNEIEKIHNASMKILESTGIDILQEEAQEIFEEHGAKVEGKRVYLPRKLVEDALDRAPSSFTLHARNPENNVVIGGNNSVLAPSSGVPFVTDLDNGRRDATFEDYVNLTKIASDSDHIDVLGGLIVEPTDVADEKRHAKMFYAGAKYSDKCLVGSRYGTKSVQDCLEMARILFGEDEIIDDRAVLISIINTNSPLQLDNRMLSSLIEYAKYNQATVITPAAMAGSTGPMSIAGTLTLQNAEAIAGIVLTQLINPGAPVVYGCASTITDMKTAGLAIGSPEYAKFVGASAQLARYYDIPSRAGGSLTDSVMADAQAGYEAMMMFMSSINHGVNFILHSLGILDSYMMASYEKFIIDNEIVGMVKNYQSGIEVNEEMIAEEVINKVGPAGHFLEDAHTLQHMRDFRAPEISNRAGYNGEDNLITTAERANEKWKDTLANFEEPYLDSVIEERLTEYMESL; translated from the coding sequence ATGATAAAGAGGAATTTCTTAGCCCAGGATATTTTATCCAATAACGAAATAGAAAAGATTCATAATGCTTCAATGAAGATATTAGAAAGCACAGGAATAGATATTCTACAGGAAGAAGCACAGGAGATCTTTGAAGAACATGGGGCTAAAGTAGAAGGAAAACGGGTTTATTTACCACGAAAGTTAGTTGAAGATGCCCTTGATAGGGCCCCTTCTTCTTTTACCTTACATGCCAGGAATCCGGAGAATAATGTAGTAATTGGTGGTAATAATTCAGTATTGGCTCCATCATCAGGGGTACCCTTTGTAACAGACCTGGATAACGGTAGGCGAGATGCTACTTTTGAAGATTATGTTAACCTAACTAAAATAGCTTCAGATAGTGATCATATTGATGTATTGGGAGGTCTTATTGTAGAGCCTACTGATGTGGCTGATGAGAAGAGGCATGCTAAGATGTTTTATGCCGGAGCTAAATATTCGGATAAATGTTTAGTAGGGAGCCGTTATGGAACAAAATCAGTTCAGGACTGTTTAGAAATGGCCCGGATACTCTTTGGGGAAGATGAGATTATAGATGATAGAGCAGTTTTAATTTCTATTATCAATACTAACAGTCCTCTGCAGTTAGACAATAGGATGCTCAGTTCGTTAATTGAATATGCTAAATATAATCAGGCTACAGTAATCACTCCAGCAGCTATGGCTGGCTCAACGGGTCCGATGTCTATTGCAGGGACACTGACTTTACAGAATGCAGAGGCAATAGCAGGAATTGTACTTACTCAGTTGATTAATCCAGGTGCTCCTGTAGTTTACGGCTGTGCCTCAACTATTACTGATATGAAAACGGCCGGCTTGGCTATCGGTAGCCCTGAATATGCTAAGTTTGTAGGGGCTAGTGCTCAACTAGCACGTTATTATGATATTCCATCTCGAGCAGGAGGTTCACTGACTGATTCTGTAATGGCTGATGCTCAGGCCGGCTATGAAGCAATGATGATGTTTATGTCTTCAATTAATCACGGTGTTAACTTTATTCTGCATTCACTAGGGATTTTAGACAGCTATATGATGGCTTCTTATGAGAAGTTTATTATTGATAATGAAATAGTAGGTATGGTAAAGAATTATCAATCTGGTATAGAAGTGAATGAAGAAATGATAGCAGAGGAAGTAATTAATAAAGTAGGGCCAGCTGGTCATTTCTTGGAAGATGCACATACTCTACAGCATATGAGAGACTTCCGTGCCCCAGAGATAAGTAATAGGGCCGGATATAATGGAGAAGATAATCTAATTACAACGGCTGAAAGGGCCAATGAAAAGTGGAAGGATACTTTAGCTAACTTTGAAGAGCCGTATCTTGATTCTGTTATAGAAGAGAGATTAACTGAATATATGGAAAGCTTATAA
- a CDS encoding corrinoid protein, which yields MSEFKEIANAVIDGEVEKVAEIAQELVDAGKKPSEIIKEGLVAGMDVVGDRFKNNEMFVPEVLISAKSMHAGMDIVKPLLAEADTSSAGTVVIGTVEGDLHDIGKNLVAMMIEGAGYEVVDLGVDKSADEIVEAVKEHQPDVVGLSALLTTTMPAMEEAIEALEEASIRNEVKVILGGAPVSKDFADEIGADGYAPDGSVATDLVRKFA from the coding sequence ATGAGTGAATTTAAAGAGATTGCTAATGCAGTAATTGATGGAGAAGTGGAAAAGGTAGCTGAAATAGCTCAAGAGTTAGTAGATGCTGGTAAAAAGCCAAGCGAGATTATTAAAGAAGGATTAGTTGCTGGTATGGATGTTGTTGGGGATAGATTCAAGAATAATGAAATGTTTGTACCAGAGGTATTGATTTCAGCTAAGTCTATGCATGCAGGAATGGATATCGTTAAGCCACTATTAGCAGAGGCTGATACCTCTTCGGCAGGAACAGTAGTAATTGGTACTGTCGAAGGAGATCTTCATGATATTGGTAAGAACTTAGTAGCAATGATGATTGAAGGAGCAGGTTATGAAGTAGTAGACTTAGGAGTAGATAAATCAGCCGATGAGATTGTAGAAGCAGTTAAAGAGCATCAGCCGGATGTAGTAGGGCTGTCAGCTCTATTAACTACAACTATGCCGGCTATGGAAGAAGCAATTGAAGCCTTAGAAGAGGCAAGCATAAGAAATGAAGTTAAGGTTATTTTAGGTGGTGCTCCAGTAAGTAAAGACTTTGCTGATGAAATCGGTGCTGATGGCTATGCGCCTGACGGAAGTGTCGCCACTGATTTAGTACGTAAGTTTGCCTAA
- a CDS encoding aspartate/glutamate racemase family protein, whose translation MFPYVNRDRDLNHIKAREGHACYGMGIGIMILDDVYPGFPGDVRNASAFPYPIQYEIAEGVDNYTLVWEEDKSPCREPILRAAKKLEDMGCRAIAAECGYFAYFQQDVAAHVDVPVFMSSLLQVPFIQQLIGSEKEVGIVCAQKRFLTDTHLEKVGIDPDSNIVIAGAQDEYGCPEFDNLWDHEKRPEVPEIYYDKAEEDMIRICKEFIEKNPDIGAIMLECTGMQPFARAIQREIDLPVFSWGTLLDYAYSVVAHREYYGHV comes from the coding sequence ATGTTTCCTTATGTTAATAGAGACAGAGATCTGAATCATATTAAGGCAAGAGAGGGACATGCTTGTTACGGAATGGGTATTGGAATAATGATTTTGGATGATGTCTATCCTGGTTTTCCTGGCGATGTGCGTAATGCAAGTGCTTTTCCTTATCCTATTCAATATGAGATTGCTGAAGGTGTAGATAACTACACTTTAGTCTGGGAAGAGGATAAGTCTCCATGTCGTGAACCGATTTTGCGGGCGGCTAAAAAGTTAGAAGATATGGGCTGTCGAGCAATTGCTGCTGAATGTGGTTACTTTGCTTATTTCCAACAGGATGTTGCTGCTCATGTTGATGTGCCTGTCTTTATGTCAAGTCTGCTCCAGGTTCCTTTTATCCAACAGTTGATTGGGTCTGAAAAGGAAGTAGGTATCGTCTGTGCTCAAAAGAGGTTTTTGACTGATACTCATCTAGAGAAAGTCGGTATAGATCCAGATAGTAATATAGTAATTGCAGGAGCCCAGGACGAATACGGCTGTCCTGAGTTTGATAATCTCTGGGATCATGAAAAGCGTCCTGAAGTTCCGGAAATCTATTATGATAAAGCAGAAGAGGATATGATCAGAATCTGTAAAGAGTTTATAGAAAAGAATCCTGATATCGGAGCAATTATGCTAGAATGTACAGGTATGCAGCCTTTTGCTCGGGCAATTCAGCGAGAAATTGATCTACCTGTATTCAGCTGGGGAACCTTATTGGATTATGCTTATTCAGTTGTAGCTCATCGAGAGTATTACGGTCATGTTTAA
- a CDS encoding AbrB/MazE/SpoVT family DNA-binding domain-containing protein → MKATGIVRKVDDLGRIVIPIEIRRTLSLEAKDSVEIYVDNDSIIFKKYEPACIFCGEASNTTAYKNKVVCEKCLEEMAETA, encoded by the coding sequence ATGAAAGCTACAGGAATTGTTAGAAAAGTAGATGATTTAGGAAGAATAGTAATTCCAATTGAAATAAGAAGAACACTTAGCTTAGAAGCAAAAGATTCTGTAGAAATATATGTAGACAATGATAGCATTATCTTTAAAAAGTATGAACCGGCTTGTATCTTTTGCGGAGAAGCAAGTAATACTACTGCATATAAAAACAAAGTAGTATGCGAAAAATGTTTAGAAGAAATGGCAGAAACAGCTTAA
- a CDS encoding YetF domain-containing protein, which yields MYKSTGINISQLQSLLRQKDVLSFKEIEYAILEPNGEITVLNKYQYGTPKREDLNLTQQDVHMPIALISDGQVLKENLRKCGLDKEWLEEELFNQGIHSFQDVIHAEWSEEDGLYVIPFQ from the coding sequence ATTTATAAATCTACGGGGATTAATATCAGCCAATTACAATCGCTACTCCGGCAAAAAGATGTACTCTCCTTTAAAGAGATAGAATATGCAATTTTAGAACCTAATGGTGAAATAACTGTTTTAAACAAGTACCAATATGGAACACCCAAACGGGAAGATTTAAATTTAACCCAACAGGATGTCCATATGCCAATTGCTTTAATCAGTGATGGACAGGTATTAAAAGAAAATCTTAGAAAATGTGGGCTAGATAAAGAGTGGTTGGAAGAAGAATTATTTAATCAGGGAATCCACAGCTTCCAGGATGTTATTCATGCAGAATGGTCAGAAGAAGATGGACTTTATGTAATTCCATTCCAATAA
- a CDS encoding sigma-54 interaction domain-containing protein, with amino-acid sequence MTKLREIGSFLQRVADAFAAVLDYEISIADHELTSLTGTGEFDKEMKSLCGQGMSRYLLSDSAATTSLFVEDTSSSEFCKHCQSKEVCPTKAAIVSCIRCSEQKMGAFSLIAVDEKQQQTMIENKSELMSFSQNVANFIASTLGEKQMRDQMKVMADRFRAVINSVHEGIIAINAKGIITHINRSAKQLLGIGQEKLGEDIDNLFSKIELDKILQEMLEQNYNYFEEEIEYKKENKSFPLLCNITLINNNDQIAGATISFRKLDEMKKLANRIMAEDERITLDSIKGTSNQIVNIKKKVKKVASTDSTILIRGASGTGKGMFAQAIHKESNRCDNSFVTVNCAAIPENLLESELFGYEEGAFTGAKKGGKPGKFELADEGTIFLDEIGDMPIQFQVKLLKAIENKRIMRVGGVEPIDINVRIIAATNQDLDKMVTKGTFREDLFYRLNVIPINIPPLRERQEDISLLLHFFLEKYAELLNKEIKDFTAKAKKKLLNYSWPGNIRELENTIEYAVNLETSHQITIQSLPNRILKYQLQVEEKDRVLPINEVEKKTIIKALKKFETKQRAAEVLGISETTLYRRIKKYNIDSNRLD; translated from the coding sequence ATGACTAAACTAAGAGAAATAGGGAGTTTTCTTCAACGTGTAGCTGATGCTTTTGCAGCTGTTTTGGATTATGAAATAAGTATAGCTGATCATGAACTTACCTCACTTACTGGAACTGGTGAATTTGATAAGGAAATGAAGAGCTTATGTGGACAGGGAATGTCTCGTTATCTGTTATCAGATTCTGCAGCTACAACTAGTTTATTTGTCGAAGATACAAGTTCGAGTGAATTTTGTAAACACTGCCAATCTAAAGAAGTATGTCCTACTAAAGCGGCTATAGTATCCTGTATTAGATGCTCGGAACAGAAGATGGGAGCCTTTTCTTTAATAGCTGTTGATGAAAAACAACAGCAAACTATGATTGAAAATAAGTCAGAATTAATGTCTTTTTCCCAGAATGTGGCTAATTTCATTGCTAGTACTTTAGGAGAAAAGCAGATGCGGGATCAGATGAAAGTTATGGCTGATAGATTTAGGGCAGTAATTAATTCTGTTCATGAAGGTATTATTGCTATTAATGCTAAAGGAATAATTACACATATAAATCGGTCGGCAAAACAGTTGTTGGGAATTGGACAAGAAAAGTTAGGAGAAGATATTGATAATCTCTTTTCTAAGATTGAATTAGATAAAATCCTTCAAGAGATGCTTGAACAGAACTATAATTATTTTGAAGAAGAGATTGAATATAAGAAAGAAAATAAAAGTTTTCCTCTGCTCTGTAATATCACTTTAATCAATAATAATGATCAGATTGCAGGGGCAACTATATCTTTTAGAAAATTAGATGAAATGAAGAAATTAGCCAATCGAATTATGGCTGAAGATGAGAGAATTACTTTAGATAGCATTAAAGGGACAAGCAATCAGATTGTAAATATCAAGAAGAAGGTCAAAAAAGTTGCTTCTACTGACTCGACAATTTTAATTAGAGGTGCCAGTGGAACTGGAAAAGGTATGTTTGCTCAGGCTATTCATAAAGAGAGTAATAGATGTGATAATTCTTTTGTTACTGTCAATTGTGCAGCCATTCCTGAGAATCTGTTGGAATCAGAACTCTTTGGTTATGAGGAAGGAGCCTTTACTGGAGCTAAAAAAGGAGGCAAGCCGGGTAAGTTTGAGCTTGCTGATGAAGGTACTATATTTTTGGATGAAATAGGAGATATGCCTATTCAGTTTCAAGTTAAATTATTAAAAGCTATAGAAAATAAGAGAATAATGAGAGTAGGCGGTGTAGAACCAATTGATATCAATGTTCGGATTATTGCTGCTACTAATCAAGATTTAGATAAAATGGTTACCAAGGGGACATTTAGAGAAGATCTATTCTATAGATTAAATGTTATTCCCATCAATATTCCTCCCTTAAGAGAACGGCAGGAAGATATTTCTCTTTTGTTACATTTCTTTTTAGAAAAGTATGCTGAATTATTAAATAAAGAAATTAAAGATTTCACTGCAAAGGCTAAGAAAAAATTGCTTAATTATTCCTGGCCGGGTAATATTCGTGAACTGGAGAATACTATTGAATATGCTGTTAATCTTGAGACTTCTCATCAGATTACAATTCAAAGTTTACCTAACCGGATTCTAAAGTATCAATTACAGGTTGAAGAAAAAGATAGAGTTTTACCTATTAATGAAGTAGAAAAGAAGACTATAATCAAAGCTTTAAAAAAATTTGAGACTAAACAGAGAGCAGCTGAAGTATTGGGGATTAGTGAAACTACTTTATATCGTCGGATTAAAAAGTATAATATCGATTCAAATCGTTTAGATTAA